A stretch of the Candidatus Jettenia sp. AMX2 genome encodes the following:
- a CDS encoding amidohydrolase family protein, translating into MAGEAALGDKTEYIFGILYSGEDKPGFLILIQHIIMIIKAKYLITDPENCIENGAVVIQGTKIYRVDTFDNIRACAGVQKVIDLGNAVILPGLINIHTHLDLTNLQNRIKPTSNFTHWVFQIIGAKMQWKEDDYISSLEKGIQFCIESGTTTAADIASTGYSFSVLKNSPLRKVVYKEIIGLNPGSAGDAVEKVQSELSGITGDNLLSIGISPHAPYSVSKELYQVAAQFARDKKIPACTHIAETQDEIEFLLKGTGNLPVLLRKLRVLADNWQPPGLTPIQYLQETGILCTNPILIHCNYITDEEISLIKSSGASVAFCPRSHHFFGHTNHPVERLLNAVINVGLGTDSLASNDTLSLLDEMKFLFRKSSVLPKTLLSMATMHGAKALGLESKTGQIKEGFEADLCGIRLPEHHTGTVYHQLLAMDSKNIFTMVAGNVCYEKY; encoded by the coding sequence ATGGCGGGCGAGGCAGCTTTAGGGGATAAAACAGAATATATCTTTGGAATACTATATTCCGGAGAAGATAAGCCGGGGTTTCTGATCCTCATTCAACACATAATAATGATTATTAAAGCCAAATATCTTATTACAGATCCGGAAAATTGTATCGAAAACGGGGCGGTAGTCATTCAGGGTACTAAGATATACCGTGTTGATACATTCGATAATATCAGGGCATGTGCAGGAGTGCAGAAAGTTATAGACCTGGGAAATGCCGTAATCCTCCCCGGTCTTATCAATATCCATACGCATCTTGATTTAACGAATTTGCAGAACCGTATTAAACCTACCAGTAATTTTACCCACTGGGTCTTCCAGATAATCGGGGCAAAGATGCAATGGAAAGAGGATGACTATATCTCTTCTCTTGAGAAAGGAATTCAGTTTTGTATTGAATCGGGTACGACAACGGCTGCAGATATCGCAAGTACGGGATATTCCTTTTCAGTATTAAAAAACAGTCCTTTGCGTAAGGTTGTTTATAAAGAAATTATCGGTTTAAATCCTGGTTCCGCGGGTGATGCTGTAGAAAAAGTACAATCGGAATTATCAGGGATTACAGGAGATAATTTATTAAGCATAGGAATATCTCCTCATGCACCATACTCCGTTTCCAAGGAATTATATCAGGTAGCAGCTCAATTCGCTCGTGATAAAAAAATACCTGCTTGTACTCATATCGCAGAGACGCAGGACGAAATTGAATTCCTTCTGAAAGGCACCGGAAACCTTCCGGTATTATTACGCAAATTACGGGTATTGGCAGACAACTGGCAACCGCCTGGTCTTACTCCAATTCAATATTTACAGGAGACCGGAATCCTGTGTACAAATCCGATTCTTATTCATTGTAATTATATTACAGATGAGGAAATTTCTCTCATTAAGTCTTCCGGCGCAAGTGTCGCCTTCTGTCCCCGAAGTCATCATTTTTTTGGTCATACCAACCATCCTGTAGAAAGACTTTTAAATGCGGTAATCAATGTTGGGCTGGGTACTGACAGTCTGGCCAGTAACGATACCCTGAGTCTTCTGGATGAGATGAAATTTTTATTCCGGAAATCTTCTGTTTTACCGAAAACCCTGCTTTCCATGGCGACGATGCATGGAGCAAAGGCCCTTGGGCTGGAATCGAAGACAGGACAAATTAAAGAGGGCTTTGAGGCAGACCTCTGCGGCATCAGATTACCGGAACACCATACAGGAACTGTGTATCATCAACTATTAGCTATGGATTCGAAGAATATATTTACCATGGTTGCCGGTAATGTTTGCTATGAAAAATATTAG
- a CDS encoding YkgJ family cysteine cluster protein translates to MDKEKLFKVYDEIYATNFGFMPCMEKCDGRCEQKSLSVLLPYEDEFIFKRSGKRISNEKLKLPGGILEIIGSMCNFTDGVKCFIHEHRPISCRLYPLYLNVTSQDELELLIDQTCPLTDSLINDKDYLSNVISAVNKLASLIDGNYWRMLNDIPSHLWDDTCAEKRVCVLAKNL, encoded by the coding sequence ATGGATAAGGAAAAACTCTTTAAGGTTTATGATGAGATCTATGCAACAAATTTTGGTTTTATGCCTTGTATGGAAAAATGCGACGGCCGGTGTGAACAAAAATCCTTATCGGTGTTGTTGCCTTATGAAGATGAATTTATTTTTAAAAGGAGCGGTAAACGTATAAGTAATGAAAAACTCAAACTACCAGGGGGAATTCTTGAAATCATTGGCAGCATGTGTAATTTTACAGACGGTGTAAAATGCTTTATCCATGAGCACCGTCCCATCTCTTGCCGGTTGTATCCCTTGTATCTCAATGTAACATCCCAGGATGAACTGGAGCTCCTTATTGATCAGACCTGTCCGCTTACTGATTCTTTGATTAACGACAAAGATTATTTATCAAATGTTATATCGGCAGTAAACAAACTCGCATCACTTATTGATGGGAATTACTGGAGAATGTTAAACGATATTCCATCGCATCTCTGGGACGATACTTGTGCGGAAAAACGTGTATGTGTGTTGGCAAAAAATTTATGA
- the selB gene encoding selenocysteine-specific translation elongation factor, whose amino-acid sequence MEQLISKQSVHTPDTEHIIIGTAGHIDHGKTSLVKALTDIDTDRLPEEKQRGLTIDLGFAHLDLGSDRRVNIVDVPGHERFVKNMLAGATSIHLVLFVIAADDGVMPQTIEHLEIINLLGIRHGIVVLTKKDLVTDEWLTVVKEDVKRILTGTTLEHAPLLSVSTITGEGIETCKSMIKELAGQIRINRIVRMFRMPIDRSFTIPGYGSVVTGPILGGQISVNDEVELLPRKKILRVRGIEVSGERVNNAFAGQRAAINLAGIKSGEIKRGYELSVPGYMEPTHLIDATLKLIKNTRSPLKNRTRIRFHMNTSEIMGRVILLDRDVLNPGEESFVQLFLEGPIAAERNDRFIIRSYSPACTIGGGSVLRLNSIRLKRHKEETLKILTILAKGNLPDIVEQIYLQNGHNILTVHDVSQRANIPPSIAENVITTLIKQGLLLKFTLEGKDVIFHRNVISSLRDQIVQLIKTFHKKNPLKTGIEEVHLKTLLRGNIHPLSITASLSVLKNEKVIRITDNKFSLMNFKIEVSAQDKGKVDKIEETFLNAGFTPPSLEEIYQKFGISSKPVVTLLIEQKRLIAVENGLYFHVTTLSNLKEIIREYIKKNQSITASQFRDVTKTSRKYAIPLLEYFDAIRFTKRTGDVRILL is encoded by the coding sequence ATGGAACAACTCATATCCAAACAATCTGTTCATACACCCGACACGGAACATATAATCATCGGGACAGCCGGCCATATCGACCATGGTAAAACATCCCTGGTTAAAGCGCTGACGGATATTGATACCGACAGATTACCGGAAGAAAAACAACGTGGATTGACCATCGATTTAGGGTTTGCGCATTTAGACCTTGGTTCGGACCGGAGGGTTAATATCGTAGACGTGCCGGGACATGAGCGTTTTGTCAAAAATATGCTGGCAGGCGCAACCAGCATTCATCTTGTATTATTTGTTATTGCAGCAGATGATGGCGTTATGCCACAAACCATTGAACATCTTGAAATCATAAACCTCCTGGGAATCCGGCACGGTATTGTCGTATTGACAAAGAAAGATCTTGTAACCGATGAATGGCTGACAGTGGTAAAAGAAGATGTGAAAAGGATCCTGACGGGCACCACACTGGAGCATGCCCCTCTTCTGTCCGTCTCCACCATTACAGGTGAAGGTATTGAAACCTGCAAATCAATGATAAAGGAACTTGCCGGCCAGATAAGAATCAACCGAATCGTGCGTATGTTCCGTATGCCTATTGACAGGTCTTTCACTATTCCGGGATATGGTTCTGTTGTTACCGGCCCAATTCTTGGTGGTCAAATTTCTGTAAATGATGAGGTAGAACTCCTGCCCCGCAAAAAGATCTTGCGGGTAAGAGGTATAGAGGTCTCAGGTGAACGGGTGAATAATGCCTTTGCAGGTCAGCGGGCAGCAATCAATCTTGCCGGTATCAAGTCGGGTGAAATAAAGCGCGGTTATGAACTTTCTGTTCCGGGATACATGGAACCAACCCATCTTATCGACGCCACGCTAAAATTGATTAAAAACACAAGAAGTCCTTTGAAAAACAGAACCAGAATACGGTTTCACATGAACACTTCAGAAATAATGGGGCGTGTTATACTGCTGGACAGAGATGTTCTTAACCCCGGTGAAGAATCATTCGTACAGTTATTTCTGGAGGGACCTATCGCAGCCGAAAGGAATGACCGGTTTATTATCAGATCGTATTCGCCTGCCTGCACAATTGGCGGAGGCAGTGTATTAAGACTAAATTCAATACGGCTAAAACGTCACAAAGAAGAAACGCTGAAAATCCTTACTATATTAGCAAAGGGAAATCTCCCTGACATTGTAGAACAGATTTATCTACAAAATGGTCACAATATCCTTACGGTTCACGATGTATCTCAACGGGCTAATATCCCTCCTTCCATTGCCGAAAATGTTATAACGACCTTAATAAAACAGGGATTACTTTTAAAATTTACCCTGGAGGGCAAGGATGTTATCTTCCACCGTAATGTTATCTCTTCATTAAGAGACCAAATTGTCCAATTGATTAAAACATTCCATAAAAAAAATCCTTTGAAAACAGGCATTGAAGAGGTACATCTCAAAACACTTTTGCGCGGGAATATTCATCCTCTGTCTATAACAGCATCACTCTCTGTTTTAAAAAATGAAAAAGTTATCAGGATTACTGATAACAAGTTTTCACTCATGAATTTTAAGATTGAGGTATCGGCACAGGATAAGGGTAAGGTGGATAAAATTGAAGAAACCTTTCTCAATGCCGGATTTACTCCCCCTTCCCTGGAAGAGATTTATCAAAAATTTGGTATATCAAGCAAACCTGTCGTTACGTTGCTTATTGAACAAAAAAGGCTCATTGCAGTAGAAAACGGTCTTTATTTCCACGTAACAACACTCAGCAATTTAAAAGAAATTATCAGGGAGTATATCAAAAAAAACCAATCAATTACCGCATCTCAGTTCAGAGATGTAACAAAGACTTCCCGTAAATATGCAATTCCTCTCCTTGAGTATTTTGATGCAATCCGTTTTACTAAACGGACAGGAGATGTACGTATTTTATTATAA